The following are encoded together in the Triticum dicoccoides isolate Atlit2015 ecotype Zavitan chromosome 6B, WEW_v2.0, whole genome shotgun sequence genome:
- the LOC119324942 gene encoding replication protein A 32 kDa subunit B-like has product MYNGGDHYDGNGGGAANANSLFSGGGFMPSQTTNTPEGSGGITKTRGAQTLLPLTVKQIMDASQTNDDKSSFAVNGTEVSTVRLVGRMMNKAERMTDVRFILDDGTGRIEVNRWENETSDTTEMGLVKDGDYVIVNGGLKSFQGKRHIVAYSVRLVTNYNDITHHFLYCIYVHLDLAKAKKSGTQPQVTANASWNQAPPPNNQAPTLSASGNAGGQDLTDMVMNVFHDPMLVNLEHGVSIEQVASRLNISDALARSTVTHLIDVGNLYPTIDDNHYKSTLNG; this is encoded by the exons ATGTACAACGGAGGCGACCACTACGACGGGAACGGCGGCGGCGCCGCCAACGCCAACAGCCTCTTCAGCGGCGGCGGGTTCATGCCCTCGCAGACCACCAACACCCCGGAGGGCAGCGGCGGCATCACCAAG ACTCGCGGCGCGCAGACGCTGCTCCCGCTCACCGTCAAGCAGATTATGGACGCGTCCCAGACCAACGACGACAAGTCCAGTTTCGCTGTCAATGGCACCGAGGTGTCCACG GTTAGGCTTGTAGGACGCATGATGAATAAGGCAGAGCGGATGACAGATGTACGATTCATTCTTGATGATGGTACAGGCAGGATAGAAGTGAATCGCTG GGAAAATGAGACATCGGACACTACAGAAATGGGTTTAGTCAA GGATGGTGACTATGTTATTGTCAATGGTGGTCTGAAAAGCTTTCAAGGGAAGCGTCACATTGTTGCTTATTCCGTGCG GCTTGTAACCAACTACAATGATATAACACATCACTTTCTGTACTGCATTTATGTGCATTTGGATCTTGCCAAGGCTAAG AAATCTGGGACACAGCCTCAAGTAACTGCTAATGCATCATGGAACCAAGCTCCGCCCCCTAATAATCAG GCCCCAACACTATCTGCATCTGGGAATGCTGGTGGGCAAGATTTAACTGATATGGTCATGAATGTTTTTCATGACCCAATGCTTGT AAACCTGGAGCATGGAGTTAGTATCGAACAGGTTGCAAGCCGTCTTAACATATCAGATGCACTTGCCAG GTCGACTGTTACACATCTTATTGATGTTGGCAACCTCTATCCAACTATCGATGACAACCATTACAAGTCTACACTGAATGGTTGA
- the LOC119320185 gene encoding probable metal-nicotianamine transporter YSL14, with product MATRTTHGAAGDDEVAEAAGNTGPTLRHRHGHAGKGAGEAANGGASPEDASVEQVFADKAVPSWREQLTLRALVVSALLAVMFSVIVMKLNLTTGIIPSLNVSAGLLGFFFVRLWTNAFERMGLVGQPFTRQENTVIQTCVVSAYGIAFSGGFGSYLFGMSDTIAKQATEANDAWNIKEPHLGWMIGFLFLVSFIGIFALVPMRKIMIVDYKLTYPSGTATAYLINGFHTPEGAKLAKKQVKILGRYFMLSFFWGFFQWFFSGGDDCGFKNFPTLGLEAYKNRFYFDFSPTYVGVGMICPHIVNVSVILGGIISWGIMWPLIGKKKGSWYPASLPESSLHGLQAYRVFISIALILGDGLYNFVKVLIRTIAGFISMVHKNSKAMLPVSDNGSPTAEAMSFDDERRTELFLKDQIPMAVAYGGYAVVASISIGTLPQIFPQLKWYYILVAYVVAPILAFCNAYGSGLTDWSLASTYGKLAIFVFGAWAGLANGGVLVGLAACGVMMSIVSTASDLMQDFKTGYLTLASPKSMFISQVIGTAMGCVISPCVFWLFYKAFSDIGTSGTEYPAPYAIVYRNMAILGVDGFNTLPENCLTLCYIFFAAAIAINLIRDLTPHKFSRFIPLPMAMAIPFYIGSYFAIDMFLGSFILFVWEKVNKAKADAFGPAVASGLICGDGIWTLPQSILALAKVNPPICMKFLTRGDNVKVDKFLGG from the exons ATGGCCACGCGCACCACCCACGGCGCCGCCGGGGACGAcgaggtggcggaggcggcggggaaCACGGGCCCCACGCTCCGCCACCGCCACGGCCACGCGGGCAAGGGCGCGGGCGAGGCCGCCAATGGCGGCGCCAGCCCCGAGGACGCCTCGGTGGAGCAGGTCTTCGCGGACAAGGCGGTGCCGTCGTGGAGGGAGCAGCTCACGCTGCGGGCCTTGGTCGTCAGCGCGCTGCTCGCCGTcatgttcagcgtcatcgtcatgaAGCTCAACCTCACCACGGGGATCATCCCCTCGCTCAACGTCTCCGCGGGGCTGCTCGGCTTCTTCTTCGTCCGCCTCTGGACCAACGCCTTCGAGCGGATGGGCCTCGTCGGCCAGCCCTTCACCCGCCAGGAGAACACCGTCATCCAGACCTGCGTCGTCTCCGCCTACGGCATCGCCTTCAGCG GTGGGTTTGGCAGTTATCTGTTTGGAATGAGTGACACAATAGCTAAGCAAGCAACGGAGGCTAATGATGCTTGGAACATCAAGGAACCTCACCTTGGATGGATGATAGGCTTTCTTTTCCTCGTCAGTTTTATTGGGATTTTTGCTCTTGTGCCCATGAGAAAA ATCATGATTGTCGACTACAAGCTGACCTATCCAAGTGGCACAGCAACTGCTTATCTCATCAATGGTTTTCACACACCTGAGGGCGCCAAGCTTGCAAA GAAGCAAGTAAAGATACTGGGCAGGTACTTTATGTTGAGCTTTTTCTGGGGCTTTTTCCAATGGTTCTTCAGTGGTGGCGATGACTGCGGTTTCAAGAACTTCCCAACATTAGGCCTTGAAGCTTACAAGAATAG gttctactttgatttctcTCCTACATATGTTGGGGTTGGCATGATCTGCCCACACATCGTGAATGTGTCTGTTATTCTAGGAGGTATCATCTCGTGGGGTATAATGTGGCCTCTCATTGGCAAGAAAAAAGGGAGTTGGTACCCTGCTTCTCTCCCAGAATCTAGTCTTCATGGGCTGCAGGCTTACAGG GTCTTTATATCCATTGCTTTGATTCTTGGGGATGGGCTATATAACTTTGTCAAGGTGCTTATCCGCACAATTGCCGGCTTCATATCAATGGTTCATAAAAATTCGAAAGCCATGCTTCCTGTTTCAGACAATGGCAGCCCCACCGCTGAAGCTATGTCCTTTGATGATGAGCGTCGCACTGAACTATTCCTGAAAGATCAAATCCCCATGGCAGTTGCATATGGAGGCTATGCCGTAGTTGCTTCTATATCTATCGGCACTCTTCCTCAGATCTTCCCGCAGCTCAAGTGGTACTACATTTTAGTTGCCTATGTGGTAGCACCTATCCTGGCCTTCTGCAATGCCTACGGAAGTGGGCTCACTGATTGGTCCCTTGCCTCCACCTATGGCAAGCTTGCTATCTTCGTCTTTGGTGCATGGGCTGGCCTTGCCAATGGCGGTGTGCTTGTAGGACTTGCTGCATGTGGTGTGATGATGAGCATCGTGTCAACTGCCTCTGACCTGATGCAAGACTTCAAGACTGGTTACTTGACTTTGGCGTCACCAAAGTCCATGTTTATCAGCCAGGTGATAGGCACAGCAATGGGTTGTGTCATTTCCCCCTGTGTCTTCTGGCTGTTCTACAAGGCCTTCAGCGACATCGGCACAAGCGGCACCGAATACCCAGCGCCTTATGCCATTGTGTACCGAAACATGGCGATATTGGGTGTGGATGGCTTCAACACGCTTCCGGAGAACTGCCTGACTCTCTGCTACATCTTCTTCGCTGCGGCTATTGCCATCAACCTGATAAGAGACTTGACACCGCACAAGTTTTCGAGGTTCATCCCGCTCCCTATGGCAATGGCTATACCTTTCTACATAGGGTCATACTTTGCGATCGACATGTTCCTGGGCAGCTTCATACTCTTTGTGTGGGAGAAGGTGAACAAGGCAAAAGCAGATGCCTTCGGACCTGCTGTCGCTTCAGGGTTGATTTGCGGGGACGGGATCTGGACCCTGCCTCAGTCCATTCTTGCCCTTGCCAAGGTGAATCCTCCCATTTGCATGAAGTTCTTGACAAGAGGAGACAATGTCAAAGTGGACAAATTCCTTGGTGGCTAG